The following coding sequences are from one Anopheles bellator chromosome X, idAnoBellAS_SP24_06.2, whole genome shotgun sequence window:
- the LOC131213252 gene encoding LOW QUALITY PROTEIN: hornerin-like (The sequence of the model RefSeq protein was modified relative to this genomic sequence to represent the inferred CDS: substituted 1 base at 1 genomic stop codon), which produces MGNSNHRLLLFFXLTLTLTVLVMVVSLSAVVSAEAAERRRPLFRRAKPSTTQAATTTDDSEGSETKIKSPGKDLYTVGDSFSIASNTGTDAAPSGSFSSDGEKLSSFSEYSFGSTKLSAGGDLHGAHGSDDEETPGYGPGGFKNHKTNGLLPTTYASNKERKQQGPFDFLAGDYAKPKGSLGIQHNNGSLLGSKLKLTPTLSAAPSAISSKYSISHSPATSSSSGSKLSGKLAHLDDSTEYDVYSSLGHTKSKVGSGASSKYRPLASSFLSSGVEGKVKKVPFKYEDGSSLASAVSGSGKGKGTKAKLEHEGLFGPASVGGFEEAYGSKHQQHGFPGSKGSKFNFAEPPPLVKSTINTLKHFGEGLLGNGPDGSLYGSAYEVDSDESGLGLHAGPGLGSTKYGSPSSSSTYFGHYGASPSHPAESHEASGERTALKPKFPKPSLSLASGGKFATDFDVKNIKLTDSAVFGGGHKYPKNEHHTLPITTTTTTTKHQQGLGSQPSLGQQHHHYHVQHPHASHATTGSIDNPNPQDFRPNFPLQDVRNLYPAAHLGASIAAKGQIESFLKSEHGPLKDESLVAQLLGDQPSPSGTRSPGPHYHQLQQTKEDSALEKEALRQQIEYLKAQSAKAHPVDLSGNPNRPPIVSNAQKFRPVRRIPQHVRLGVKAPYPLPRIPHFNDRPYSISFKI; this is translated from the exons ATGGGGAACTCTAACCATCGGCTGCTACTATTCTTCTAGCTCACACTCACGTTGAccgtgctggtgatggtggtgtcgCTGAGCGCGGTAGTATCGGCCGAGGCAGCCGAGAGACGGCGGCCCCTGTTTCGCCGGGCGAAACCCTCCACGACGcaggccgccaccaccaccgacgacagcGAGGGCTCGGAAACGAAGATCAAGAGCCCCGGGAAAGACCTCTACACCGTCGGCGATTCGTTTTCGATCGCCAGcaacaccggaaccgatgCGGCTCCGTCCGGGAGCTTCAGTTCGGATGGCGAAAAACTGTCG TCATTCTCCGAGTACAGCTTCGGCAGTACGAAGCTCTCGGCGGGCGGCGATCTCCACGGAGCGCACGGCTCGGACGACGAGGAAACGCCGGGATATGGCCCCGGTGGGTTCAAGAACCACAAGACGAACGGGTTGCTGCCCACGACCTACGCCAGCAACAAGGAGCGCAAGCAGCAGGGACCGTTTGACTTTCTGGCCGGGGACTATGCTAAGCCGAAGGGATCGCTGGGCATCCAGCATAACAATGGGTCGCTGCTCGGTTCGAAGCTTAAGCTAACGCCCACGTTGTCCGCGGCGCCATCGGCGATCAGCAGCAAATACTCGATATCTCACTCACCggccacgagcagcagcagcggcagtaaGCTGAGCGGCAAGCTGGCCCATCTAGATGACTCGACCGAGTACGACGTGTACTCCAGCCTGGGGCACACGAAAAGCAAAGTGGGCAGTGGTGCTTCGAGCAAGTATCGCCCCCTCGCATCGTCGTTCCTTTCGAGCGGAGTTGAAGGAAAGGTTAAGAAGGTACCGTTCAAGTACGAGGACGGCAGCAGCCTGGCATCGGCAGTGTCGGGCAGTGGTAAAGGAAAAGGGACGAAGGCGAAGCTGGAACACGAGGGCTTGTTCGGTCCGGCTTCGGTCGGTGGCTTCGAGGAAGCGTACGGCAgcaagcaccagcagcacggaTTTCCGGGCTCCAAGGGCTCCAAGTTCAACTTTGCCGAACCACCGCCACTCGTCAAGTCGACCATCAACACCCTGAAGCACTTCGGCGAGGGACTGCTAGGTAATGGGCCGGACGGATCGCTCTACGGGTCCGCGTACGAAGTCGACAGCGATGAGTCGGGGCTAGGCTTgcacgccgggccggggttggGCAGTACGAAGTACGGTTccccgtcgtcctcgtcgacgtACTTTGGCCACTACGGGGCGAGCCCATCGCACCCGGCCGAGAGCCACGAGGCGTCGGGCGAGCGAACGGCTCTGAAGCCCAAGTTCCCGAAGCCATCCCTGTCGCTGGCGTCGGGCGGCAAGTTCGCTACCGATTTTGACGTGAAAAACATCAAGCTTACCGATAGTGCCGTGTTCGGGGGGGGCCACAAGTACCCGAAGAACGAACATCACACGCtccccatcaccaccaccaccaccaccactaaaCACCAGCAGGGATTGGGATCACAGCCGTCGCTAGG gcagcagcaccaccactaccacgtGCAACACCCACACGCATCACACGCCACAACCGGTAGCATAGACAACCCTAACCCCCAGGACTTCCGTCCCAACTTTCCACTACAAGATGTCCGCAATTTGTATCCTGCCGCCCATCTAGGTGCCAGCATCGCGGCCAAGGGCCAGATCGAGAGCTTCCTCAAGTCGGAGCACGGCCCGCTCAAGGACGAGTCGCTGGTGGCGCAACTGCTGGGCGACCAGCCGTCGCCGTCCGGCACCCGGTCCCCCGGTCCCCACTaccaccagctgcagcagaCGAAGGAGGACAGCGCGCTCGAGAAGGAGGCGCTCCGGCAGCAGATCGAGTACCTGAAGGCGCAGAGCGCCAAGGCGCACCCGGTCGACCTGTCCGGCAACCCGAACCGCCCGCCGATCGTGTCGAACGCGCAAAAGTTTCGCCCCGTCCGCCGCATCCCCCAGCACGTGCGGCTCGGCGTGAAAGCTCCGTACCCGTTGCCCCGCATACCGCACTTCAACGATCGCCCGTACAGCATTAGCTTCAAGATCTGA